A single genomic interval of Alligator mississippiensis isolate rAllMis1 chromosome 15, rAllMis1, whole genome shotgun sequence harbors:
- the PAF1 gene encoding RNA polymerase II-associated factor 1 homolog codes for MAPTIQTQAQREEPGHRPNSHRTLPERSGVVCRVKYCNSLPDIPFDPKFITYPFDQNRFVQYKATSLEKQHKHDLLTEPDLGVTIDLINPDTYRIDPNVLLDPADEKLLEEEIQAPTSSKRSQQHAKVVPWMRKTEYISTEFNRYGVSNEKPEVKIGVSVKQQFTEEEIYKDRDSQIAAIEKTFEDAQKQITQHYSKPRVTPVEVMPAFPDFKMWINPCAQVIFDSDPAPKDTSGAAALEMMSQAMIRGMMDEEGNQFVAYFLPVEETLRKRKRDQDEEMDYAPEDIYDYKIAREYNWNVKNKASKGYEENYFFIFREGDGVYYNELETRVRLSKRRAKAGVQSGTNAVLVVKHRDMNEKELEAQEARRAQLENHEPEEEEEEDLELEKEAQGSDEEREKGSESEREAEAGGSEDEAGAGGSEEDERAARDQEEIFGSDDDDSGAGEDDDEDDEEEDGEGSEAEAPRSASPSDRSGLEDEDDEGSGSDGASGSSDEASADSSD; via the exons ATGGCGCCCACCATCCAGACCCAGGCGCAGCGGGAGGAGCCCGGGCACCG GCCCAACTCCCACCGCACCCTGCCGGAGAG GTCGGGCGTCGTGTGCCGGGTGAAATACTGCAACAGCCTCCCCGACATCCCCTTCGACCCCAAGTTCATCACCTACCCCTTCGACCAGAACAG gttCGTGCAGTACAAGGCCACGTCGCTGGAGAAGCAGCACAAGCACGACCTGCTCACGGAGCCCGACCTGGGCGTCACCATCGACCTCATCAACCCCGACACCTACCGCATCGACCCCAACG TGCTGCTGGACCCCGCGGACGAGAAGCTGCTGGAGGAGGAGATCCAGGCCCCCACCAGCTCCAAGAG GTCCCAGCAGCACGCCAAGGTGGTGCCGTGGATGCGGAAGACGGAGTACATCTCCACCGAGTTCAACCGCTACGGGGTCTCCAACGAGAAGCCGGAAGTCAA gatcGGGGTGTCCGTGAAGCAGCAGTTCACGGAGGAGGAGATCTACAAAGACCGTGACAGCCAGATCGCCGCCATCGAGAAGACCTTTGAGGATGCTCAGAAGCAG ATCACGCAGCACTACAGCAAGCCACGAGTGACGCCGGTGGAGGTGATGCCTGCGTTCCCTGACTTCAAG ATGTGGATCAACCCCTGCGCCCAGGTCATCTTCGACTCGGACCCAGCCCCGAAGGACACCAGCGGCGCCGCCGCCCTGGAGATGATGTCCCAGGCCATGATcag GGGCATGATGGACGAGGAAGGGAACCAGTTTGTCGCCTACTTCCTGCCGGTGGAAGAGACTCTGCGGAAGCGCAAGAGGGACCAGGACGAGGAGATGGACTACGCGCCCGAGGACAT ttacGACTACAAGATTGCGCGCGAGTACAACTGGAACGTGAAGAACAAGGCCAGCAAGGGCTACGAGGAGAACTACTTCTTCATCTTCCGCGAGGGCGACGGCGTCTACTACAACGAGCTCGAGACCAG ggtgCGGCTGAGCAAGCGGCGGGCCAAGGCGGGCGTGCAGTCGGGCACCAACGCGGTGCTGGTGGTGAAGCACCGGGACATGAACGAGAaggagctggaagcccag gaggCGCGCCGGGCCCAGCTGGAGAACCACGAGCccgaggaagaggaggaggaagacctgGAGCTGGAGAAGGAGGCACAAGGCTCAG ACGAGGAGCGGGAGAAGGGCAGCGAGAGCGAGCGGGAGGCAGAGGCCGGAGGCAGCGAGGATGAGGCGGGGGCCGGGGGCAGCGAGGAGGACGAGCGGGCAGCCCGGGACCAGGAGGAGATCTTCGGCAGCGACGACGACGACTCGGGCGCGGGGGAGGACGATGACGAGGACgatgaggaggaggatggggagggcAGCGAGGCCGAGGCTCCCCGCAGCGCCAGCCCCAGCGACCGCTCGGGCCTTGAGGACGAGGATGATGAGGGCAGCGGCAGCGATGGCGCCTCTGGCTCCAGTGACGAGGCCAGTGCTGACTCCAGCGATTGA
- the MED29 gene encoding mediator of RNA polymerase II transcription subunit 29 isoform X2: MLGDGVVGERRGMMGAQNLMKVAAQNLVQNSNIDNGQKSNDGLVQRFDKSLEEFYALCDQLELSLRLAYECLSQSFDSAKHSPTLVPTATKPDAVQAESLPYTQYLSMIKAQISCAKDIHNALLECSNKITGKAPAQPGP; encoded by the exons atgctgggggatggagTCGTTGGAGAGCGGCGGGGCATGATGGGAGCGCAG AACCTGATGAAAGTGGCGGCCCAGAACCTGGTGCAGAACTCGAACATCGACAATGGGCA GAAGAGCAACGATGGCCTGGTGCAGCGCTTCGACAAGAGCCTGGAGGAGTTCTACGCCCTGTGTGACCAGCTGGAGCTGTCTCTG CGCCTGGCCTACGAGTGCCTCTCCCAGAGCTTCGACAGTGCCAAGCACTCGCCCACACTGGTGCCCACAGCCACCAAGCCGGACGCGGTGCAGGCCGAGAGCTTGCCCTACACCCAGTACCTGAGCATGATCAAGGCCCAGATCTCGTGTGCCAAGGACATCCACAACGCCCTCCTCGAGTGCTCCAACAAGATCACCGGCAAGGCGCCCGCCCAGCCCGGCCCGTAG
- the MED29 gene encoding mediator of RNA polymerase II transcription subunit 29 isoform X1, translated as MAAPQQQPPPAAPAPPPAPAPGPQPPPLQAQVQAAAQAQDFDPVQRFKLLIPQLKESLQNLMKVAAQNLVQNSNIDNGQKSNDGLVQRFDKSLEEFYALCDQLELSLRLAYECLSQSFDSAKHSPTLVPTATKPDAVQAESLPYTQYLSMIKAQISCAKDIHNALLECSNKITGKAPAQPGP; from the exons ATGGCGgccccgcagcagcagccgccgccggccgcccccgcgccgccccccgcgcccgcgcccggccCGCAACCGCCGCCGCTGCAGGCCCAGGTGCAGGCGGCCGCGCAGGCGCAGGACTTCGACCCCGTGCAGCGCTTCAAGCTGCTCATCCCGCAGCTCAAGGAAAGCTtgcag AACCTGATGAAAGTGGCGGCCCAGAACCTGGTGCAGAACTCGAACATCGACAATGGGCA GAAGAGCAACGATGGCCTGGTGCAGCGCTTCGACAAGAGCCTGGAGGAGTTCTACGCCCTGTGTGACCAGCTGGAGCTGTCTCTG CGCCTGGCCTACGAGTGCCTCTCCCAGAGCTTCGACAGTGCCAAGCACTCGCCCACACTGGTGCCCACAGCCACCAAGCCGGACGCGGTGCAGGCCGAGAGCTTGCCCTACACCCAGTACCTGAGCATGATCAAGGCCCAGATCTCGTGTGCCAAGGACATCCACAACGCCCTCCTCGAGTGCTCCAACAAGATCACCGGCAAGGCGCCCGCCCAGCCCGGCCCGTAG